In Hymenobacter gelipurpurascens, one DNA window encodes the following:
- a CDS encoding ASCH domain-containing protein, translating into MKALSLIQPYATLIQLGYKQFETRSWSTKHRGHLAIHASVGKPYWARHVCENNSYIREALAKHGLTFDSLPRGAILGTCNVDDCFNIIGKDSIVGLTTKAGEVVVAKGDLSQMEIAAGDYCEGRFAWKLSDVVTIMPPIPCRGSLSLWQVPDEVVDQFPASA; encoded by the coding sequence ATGAAAGCACTATCCTTAATTCAGCCCTACGCGACATTGATTCAGCTGGGCTACAAGCAGTTCGAAACCCGATCGTGGTCTACCAAGCACCGTGGCCACTTGGCTATCCATGCCAGCGTTGGTAAGCCCTATTGGGCCCGCCATGTGTGTGAGAATAATAGCTACATCCGTGAAGCGCTAGCCAAGCATGGCTTGACCTTCGATTCTCTCCCTCGTGGTGCTATACTGGGAACCTGCAACGTTGATGACTGCTTCAACATAATCGGCAAGGATTCTATCGTAGGCCTTACAACCAAAGCCGGGGAAGTAGTAGTGGCGAAAGGTGACCTATCACAGATGGAAATAGCCGCCGGTGATTACTGCGAAGGTCGATTCGCCTGGAAGCTGTCCGATGTTGTCACCATCATGCCGCCTATCCCTTGCCGTGGTTCCCTAAGCCTCTGGCAAGTGCCTGATGAGGTGGTTGATCAGTTTCCAGCCAGCGCTTAA
- a CDS encoding VRR-NUC domain-containing protein has translation MAKTVLPPHLMARIIGSTKPTSRAPPDPDAPKPKRTRNTQATNDLTTAIRDLLTYEGCYIWRHNNAALYDPQIGAFRKGSSKVGLSDTLGFYRPTGHFVAVEVKYGTDTLKPKQREFLEQVRAAGGFACEGRSLEQVRREFNEWKQSITKSTTVK, from the coding sequence ATGGCTAAAACTGTCCTACCTCCGCACTTGATGGCCCGCATCATTGGCAGCACCAAGCCAACTTCCAGAGCCCCACCGGATCCGGATGCCCCCAAGCCCAAGCGAACCCGCAACACACAGGCCACCAACGACCTCACCACGGCCATCCGCGACCTGCTCACCTACGAGGGCTGCTATATCTGGCGTCACAACAATGCGGCTCTCTACGACCCGCAAATCGGGGCCTTTCGCAAAGGCAGCAGCAAGGTAGGCCTATCCGACACGCTAGGTTTCTATCGCCCTACGGGGCACTTCGTCGCGGTCGAAGTGAAATATGGCACCGATACCCTCAAGCCAAAGCAGCGCGAGTTTCTGGAGCAAGTCCGGGCCGCTGGTGGCTTTGCTTGCGAGGGCCGCAGCCTGGAGCAGGTCAGACGGGAGTTCAATGAATGGAAGCAGTCTATTACTAAAAGCACGACAGTAAAATGA
- a CDS encoding ATP-binding protein, which yields MQEALHRAKKVKYGKLYREHRLWAHLNCDLLYVEERDTWESVPRPSATPPPYLPLKVELTELTAEEATEALAAAQRRAWGNLASRYHDAQVQYQQAHGKASTPRFTPDELQAWAVQQGIRLGAARMPPRKFSLPLERQQQLFAFCAAYFAGHEGLVRQLGEEWFQDDTFTIKKGLLIAGPPGVGKSYMMACYQQNPHRPYGMVMAERIAAAYKAGDQAEQLQRTFCGMGGQSLCIDDVAAEPGVVKSWGNEEAPLAQVLLGRYSRYERGQLPQWGTHLSTNNPLERYEGMPTDMPSLRDLYGDRVADRLYELCNIIPFDGESRRG from the coding sequence GTGCAAGAGGCCCTGCATCGCGCTAAAAAGGTCAAGTACGGTAAGCTCTATCGCGAACATCGACTCTGGGCACACCTAAACTGCGACCTGTTGTATGTAGAGGAACGAGACACTTGGGAATCTGTCCCTCGTCCGTCGGCTACGCCACCTCCGTACCTGCCACTGAAAGTTGAACTGACAGAGCTTACAGCGGAAGAGGCTACGGAAGCACTGGCTGCTGCGCAGCGGCGGGCCTGGGGCAACTTAGCCTCTCGCTACCACGATGCGCAGGTGCAGTACCAACAAGCGCATGGCAAGGCTAGCACCCCTCGCTTTACTCCTGATGAGTTGCAGGCGTGGGCAGTGCAACAAGGTATTCGCCTAGGCGCTGCGCGCATGCCCCCCCGCAAGTTCTCCCTGCCTCTGGAACGTCAACAGCAGTTGTTTGCCTTCTGTGCTGCCTATTTTGCTGGCCACGAAGGTCTGGTTCGACAATTAGGGGAGGAATGGTTTCAGGATGACACGTTCACCATCAAGAAAGGGCTACTGATTGCTGGTCCTCCTGGCGTTGGGAAAAGCTATATGATGGCCTGCTACCAGCAGAACCCACATCGCCCCTACGGCATGGTGATGGCAGAACGCATCGCCGCCGCTTACAAAGCAGGTGACCAGGCAGAGCAGCTGCAGCGCACGTTTTGCGGCATGGGTGGCCAAAGCCTGTGCATTGATGATGTGGCAGCCGAACCTGGGGTGGTGAAAAGCTGGGGCAATGAAGAGGCTCCACTTGCGCAGGTTCTGCTGGGCCGGTACTCCCGGTATGAGCGAGGCCAGTTGCCTCAGTGGGGTACTCACCTAAGCACCAATAACCCCCTGGAGCGCTATGAGGGCATGCCTACTGATATGCCCTCTCTGCGTGATCTGTATGGCGACCGAGTAGCTGATCGGCTGTATGAGCTCTGTAACATCATCCCTTTCGACGGCGAGAGTCGCAGGGGCTAA
- a CDS encoding DUF1376 domain-containing protein — MKSPAFQLYTGDFLSSPDVQMMDAREVGAYCLLLFNAWQGEQPGHLPNSEDKMRRLARLSVEEWQQSREMILSKFPQAPDGLTRYNPRLVAEAEKQWVNRQKQSANGSKGGRPRKNPNESQINPPLSVENPRLSNEKPTHNPEKALHFSSSISTSIKETPPTPVVGVLEVESSKIEGPRLTEELPVEGSLASASHTGAAAPAGELKPEFRPDPEWAGQVRLLSDQMAEYFKLSIAQADGRMRLTRFCRVQFEAGQGPLLQAQFQAYRGYKAHTQERVHSWKGFIGDESKAFADGGWNEKDWVVALADALKTQSNGIQRTPGTGRPAAAGRVANLPAAAYGRQKVA; from the coding sequence ATGAAATCCCCCGCATTCCAACTCTATACTGGTGACTTCCTCAGCTCGCCCGACGTGCAGATGATGGACGCCCGCGAGGTGGGAGCCTACTGTTTGCTGCTATTCAATGCCTGGCAAGGTGAGCAACCCGGCCATCTACCTAATAGTGAGGACAAGATGCGCCGGCTCGCTCGCCTCAGTGTGGAGGAGTGGCAACAGAGTCGGGAAATGATCCTGAGCAAGTTTCCCCAGGCCCCCGATGGCCTTACTCGCTACAACCCTCGCTTGGTTGCCGAAGCCGAAAAGCAGTGGGTTAATCGTCAGAAGCAATCCGCTAACGGCTCCAAGGGTGGGCGCCCTCGCAAGAACCCAAACGAAAGCCAAATAAACCCACCGCTTTCTGTAGAAAACCCACGGCTTTCAAATGAAAAGCCAACCCATAACCCAGAAAAAGCTCTTCACTTTTCATCTTCTATTTCAACTTCTATAAAAGAAACACCCCCTACCCCCGTGGTGGGTGTGTTGGAAGTTGAAAGCTCAAAAATTGAAGGACCTCGCCTGACAGAAGAGTTACCTGTTGAAGGCTCGCTCGCGTCGGCTTCGCACACTGGGGCCGCGGCGCCGGCCGGCGAGCTCAAGCCAGAATTTCGGCCCGATCCGGAGTGGGCAGGCCAGGTCCGACTGCTCAGTGACCAGATGGCCGAATACTTCAAGCTCTCCATTGCACAGGCCGACGGCCGCATGCGGCTTACCCGCTTCTGCCGGGTGCAGTTCGAAGCCGGCCAGGGCCCGCTGCTACAGGCTCAGTTCCAAGCCTACCGAGGCTACAAGGCCCACACCCAGGAGCGGGTACACAGCTGGAAAGGCTTTATCGGCGACGAAAGCAAAGCCTTCGCAGATGGCGGCTGGAATGAAAAAGACTGGGTAGTTGCCTTGGCAGATGCCCTCAAAACCCAATCAAATGGAATTCAACGCACTCCTGGCACAGGCCGTCCCGCAGCAGCAGGACGGGTCGCCAACCTCCCCGCTGCCGCCTATGGTCGCCAGAAGGTCGCCTGA
- a CDS encoding phosphoadenosine phosphosulfate reductase domain-containing protein, with translation MIDAALRGGADLALSLSAGKDSQALVALLAPWFRAQGYTGRCYVVHADLGRAEWPQTAALVERMAEDAGMPLLVVRRPKGDLVARFEERLEATRESGAPFWPSSASRYCTSHLKAGPIDTALRNPAPFWPSSASRYCTSDLKRGPIDTALRSAEVVISAEGVRADESHARAKKPVVEIRTGITASSQKATRNLSAMTPEEALAARNPGQRVALNWRPLLHWNTEEIWQACGTSSAELTRRRLLYAAGQHEEALQGWPCHPAYVFGNERLSCAFCVLGSKNDLLNGAQHNPELYAHLIQLEIVGGATFKNGWSLTELPVTGEAARLRDAVLGQHKSAA, from the coding sequence GTGATTGACGCTGCCCTACGAGGTGGCGCCGATCTGGCACTAAGTCTCTCGGCTGGTAAGGACTCGCAGGCATTGGTAGCGCTGCTGGCTCCCTGGTTCCGGGCCCAAGGCTATACCGGACGGTGCTACGTGGTGCATGCCGACCTAGGCCGTGCCGAGTGGCCACAGACTGCCGCCTTGGTGGAACGCATGGCGGAAGATGCGGGCATGCCACTACTGGTTGTGCGCCGGCCCAAAGGTGATTTAGTAGCCCGCTTCGAAGAGCGCTTGGAAGCCACCCGCGAAAGTGGTGCTCCCTTCTGGCCTTCGTCGGCAAGCCGCTACTGCACTAGCCACCTGAAGGCCGGCCCGATTGATACGGCCCTGCGCAACCCAGCTCCTTTCTGGCCCTCTTCTGCCAGTCGCTATTGCACCTCTGATCTAAAGCGTGGCCCGATTGATACAGCGCTCCGCTCGGCTGAGGTAGTGATTTCGGCGGAAGGGGTTCGGGCTGATGAGAGCCACGCCCGCGCTAAGAAGCCAGTGGTAGAAATTCGCACAGGCATCACTGCCAGTAGCCAGAAGGCTACGCGCAACCTCTCGGCGATGACACCAGAAGAGGCGCTGGCAGCTCGTAACCCGGGCCAGCGTGTTGCCTTGAACTGGCGTCCGCTTCTGCACTGGAATACAGAAGAAATCTGGCAGGCCTGCGGTACCAGCTCAGCGGAGCTTACCCGCCGCCGGCTGTTGTATGCCGCAGGCCAGCACGAAGAGGCGTTGCAGGGATGGCCCTGCCACCCGGCCTACGTCTTCGGTAACGAGCGTCTGAGCTGTGCTTTCTGTGTGCTGGGCAGCAAGAACGATTTGCTCAATGGCGCCCAACATAACCCTGAGCTATATGCTCACCTCATTCAACTGGAAATAGTTGGTGGTGCCACTTTCAAGAATGGCTGGAGCCTAACTGAGCTGCCTGTGACAGGGGAAGCTGCTCGTCTTCGAGACGCAGTCCTTGGCCAGCATAAATCCGCAGCCTAA
- a CDS encoding DNA methyltransferase, translating into MDSYTQFLGSKIKLAEDAGFDINPSSLHPSSLPHQVDTIVWALKKGRALIGSSFGLGKTHTQIELLRAIREERGGYVMIVCPLGVKHQFTEEDGPRLGVRINYVRNDAEAMVSDSPFLITNYERVRDGHFSAEFLAKLTAVTLDEGSVLRSIGTDTYQQFTKLLKSVPFRFVCTATPAPNKYKELIHYAEFLGVMDSGQALTRWFKRDSQKAGNLTLHPQHEADFWLWVSSWALFLTRPSDLGYSDEGYDLPELRVEWHLITEGESDTHVDKRSGQSEVFASTKGNLQAAAREKKRSIPARVEKMVQLLQAEELDHWLIWHHLEDERRAIAEAVPGVESVFGSQDLELREKLIVGFSHGEFPYLSTKPEIAGSGCNFQKHCSRNVFLGIDYRFEDFIQAVHRTHRFQQKESVQVHIIYTAAEEPIRKELEAKWQRHNELMETMRGIIKTYGLSHQAEKARLTRSLGVEREVAQGKRYTCVHNDCVAELRTMADNSVDLVHTSIPFGNHYEYSASYNDFGHNESNDRFFEQFEFLVPELLRVLKPGRIAAIHVKDRIRYGSVTGNGFMTVERFSDQTSDAFEKGGFVFMGRNTILTDVVRENNQTYRLGWSEQCKDGTKMSYGMPEYVLLFRKLPSDLSNAYADEPVVKNKEEYTRGRWQLDAHALWRSSGDRLLSPGDIRNKSLDTIGKWFKKRNLSHVYDYEEHVRLSEELDSAGRLPSSFMMLPPQSYSEMVATDVVYMRTLNGEQFKRNAQNHICPLPFDIVDRVIRRWSNEDEVVLDPFGGLMTVPFRAVTLGRRGYGIELKKEYWQAGQVYCREAEYKASVPSLFDLLDAETPRKEAA; encoded by the coding sequence ATGGATTCTTACACTCAATTTCTAGGCTCCAAAATCAAGCTGGCCGAAGATGCCGGCTTTGATATAAATCCTTCCAGCCTTCACCCCTCCAGCCTACCGCACCAGGTAGATACTATCGTTTGGGCCCTGAAAAAAGGTCGCGCCCTAATAGGCTCGAGCTTTGGCCTAGGCAAGACGCATACCCAAATCGAGCTGTTACGCGCTATCCGAGAAGAGCGCGGAGGCTACGTGATGATTGTATGCCCGCTGGGTGTGAAGCATCAGTTCACGGAAGAAGATGGCCCTCGTCTGGGTGTGCGCATCAACTACGTGCGCAACGATGCGGAAGCGATGGTCAGTGACAGCCCGTTTCTCATCACCAATTATGAGCGGGTTCGCGACGGGCATTTTTCGGCGGAATTTCTAGCCAAGCTGACGGCCGTCACACTCGATGAGGGCAGTGTACTGCGCAGCATTGGTACCGATACCTATCAGCAATTCACCAAGCTGTTGAAGTCGGTACCGTTTCGGTTTGTGTGCACGGCAACGCCCGCGCCTAACAAGTATAAGGAGCTGATTCACTACGCCGAATTTCTGGGTGTAATGGACTCAGGCCAGGCCTTAACCCGTTGGTTCAAGCGCGACTCGCAGAAGGCTGGCAACCTCACCCTGCACCCCCAGCACGAGGCAGACTTCTGGTTGTGGGTTAGCTCGTGGGCTCTGTTTCTTACCCGCCCCTCTGATCTGGGCTATTCCGATGAGGGCTATGACCTGCCCGAACTACGGGTAGAATGGCACCTGATTACGGAGGGCGAATCGGATACGCACGTTGATAAGCGTAGTGGCCAGTCGGAAGTATTCGCTTCTACGAAAGGCAACCTGCAGGCGGCAGCTCGCGAGAAGAAGCGCAGCATTCCTGCTCGCGTGGAAAAGATGGTGCAGCTGCTCCAGGCCGAAGAGTTGGACCACTGGCTTATCTGGCACCACCTGGAAGATGAGCGCCGCGCCATTGCGGAAGCGGTACCTGGTGTGGAGTCGGTATTCGGTTCGCAGGACCTCGAGCTACGGGAAAAGCTGATTGTAGGCTTCAGCCACGGCGAGTTTCCTTACCTGTCTACCAAACCAGAAATAGCCGGCTCTGGCTGTAATTTTCAGAAGCACTGCTCGCGCAACGTCTTTCTGGGTATTGATTACCGCTTCGAAGACTTTATTCAAGCTGTGCACCGCACACACCGCTTCCAGCAGAAAGAGTCAGTGCAGGTGCACATCATCTACACCGCTGCTGAAGAGCCGATCCGCAAAGAACTGGAAGCCAAGTGGCAGCGCCACAACGAGCTGATGGAAACCATGCGTGGCATCATCAAAACGTACGGGCTGTCGCATCAAGCGGAAAAAGCCCGCCTTACCCGCTCACTGGGTGTGGAGCGCGAGGTAGCTCAGGGCAAGCGCTACACCTGCGTGCACAACGATTGTGTAGCTGAGCTGCGCACGATGGCCGATAACTCTGTGGACCTCGTGCACACTAGCATCCCTTTCGGCAACCATTACGAATACTCTGCCTCCTACAACGACTTCGGGCATAACGAGAGCAACGATCGCTTCTTTGAGCAGTTCGAGTTCCTAGTGCCAGAGCTGCTACGGGTGCTCAAGCCTGGTCGTATCGCTGCTATACACGTCAAGGACCGGATTCGGTACGGATCGGTTACAGGCAATGGCTTTATGACAGTCGAGCGGTTTTCGGATCAGACTTCGGATGCTTTTGAAAAGGGCGGGTTCGTCTTTATGGGTCGCAATACCATCCTGACCGATGTAGTGCGCGAGAATAACCAGACCTACCGCCTAGGCTGGAGTGAGCAGTGCAAGGATGGCACAAAGATGAGCTATGGCATGCCCGAATATGTGCTGCTGTTCCGCAAGCTCCCCTCCGACCTCTCCAATGCCTATGCGGATGAGCCGGTAGTAAAGAACAAGGAAGAGTACACCAGGGGCCGCTGGCAGCTGGATGCCCACGCGTTGTGGCGTAGCAGTGGCGACCGATTGCTGAGCCCTGGCGACATCCGCAATAAGAGCCTGGACACTATTGGCAAGTGGTTCAAGAAGCGGAACCTCTCCCACGTCTATGATTATGAGGAGCATGTTCGGCTCAGTGAAGAGCTGGATAGCGCCGGCCGCTTGCCCTCTTCCTTTATGATGCTGCCTCCCCAGAGCTACAGCGAGATGGTAGCCACCGATGTGGTGTACATGCGCACGCTCAATGGTGAGCAGTTCAAGCGCAACGCTCAGAACCACATTTGCCCCCTGCCCTTTGACATTGTAGACCGTGTGATTCGCCGCTGGAGCAATGAGGATGAGGTTGTACTAGATCCGTTCGGCGGGCTGATGACAGTACCGTTCCGGGCCGTTACGCTAGGCCGCCGCGGCTACGGTATCGAGCTCAAGAAAGAGTACTGGCAGGCTGGCCAGGTGTACTGCCGGGAAGCGGAGTACAAGGCCTCTGTGCCCAGTCTGTTTGATCTGTTGGATGCGGAAACGCCTAGAAAGGAGGCTGCATAA
- the dnaN gene encoding DNA polymerase III subunit beta, protein MSTTTVGTALTTFLLSNAALLKAAQYAQLAVPSHQPIVPILENLLLDITSESGQYGKFSYLRVTGYDLEHRFTSRPLLLERRDTDAAALCVPGKQLIELLKNLEDQPLTLKMLDYDKPDPSLHINAALTHTLLQSGTGSARYEIAGEKAGDYPAEVALGFVGTTLSVPGHILLAGLSATLPVTSTDELRPAMCGVLVIVTSNKLEFAATDGHRLVVMRKQDQHELKGTINSFILPRKACEILLKLVSQREVVEVIVGATQALFKLEKGEFQVRLIAEQYPDFHNVIPAVNPNVLIVHRTELLASVKRLLLFSNKTTYQVKFDLQEASDCRIIAEDLDFQNKATETIPGTYTGQDLDIGFNARFLRYFLEKMPCQSVKIGMSLPSRAAVLQSADADDGMLCLLMPVMLNNYL, encoded by the coding sequence ATGTCTACTACCACTGTTGGCACTGCGCTTACCACGTTTTTACTTAGCAATGCGGCCCTGCTGAAAGCGGCCCAATACGCTCAACTCGCGGTTCCCTCCCATCAGCCGATTGTTCCGATTCTGGAGAACCTGCTCCTCGACATCACTTCTGAATCAGGTCAGTACGGAAAATTCTCCTACCTGCGGGTTACTGGATACGACCTGGAACACCGCTTTACTTCGCGGCCGCTTCTATTGGAACGTCGTGATACCGATGCCGCCGCCCTATGCGTACCCGGCAAACAGTTGATTGAGCTACTGAAAAATCTGGAAGATCAGCCGCTTACGCTCAAGATGCTGGATTATGACAAGCCAGACCCTTCTCTGCACATAAACGCAGCACTAACGCACACGCTGTTGCAGAGTGGCACTGGTAGCGCCCGGTATGAAATAGCAGGGGAGAAAGCAGGGGACTATCCTGCTGAAGTCGCCCTGGGCTTTGTCGGTACTACCCTATCTGTGCCTGGCCATATTCTACTGGCTGGATTGAGTGCGACTCTGCCTGTCACCAGCACAGACGAGTTGCGCCCCGCTATGTGCGGCGTGTTGGTCATTGTTACATCCAATAAGCTGGAATTTGCTGCCACTGATGGCCACCGTTTGGTGGTAATGAGAAAACAGGATCAGCACGAGCTGAAAGGCACTATTAACAGCTTTATTCTACCTCGTAAGGCCTGCGAGATACTGCTCAAGCTGGTAAGCCAACGTGAGGTGGTCGAGGTAATCGTCGGTGCTACACAGGCCCTGTTTAAGCTGGAGAAAGGTGAATTTCAGGTGCGGCTTATTGCGGAACAGTATCCTGACTTTCACAACGTCATTCCAGCAGTGAACCCGAATGTGCTGATAGTACACCGCACAGAACTACTAGCCAGCGTGAAACGACTGTTGCTGTTCAGCAACAAAACCACCTATCAGGTGAAGTTCGACCTGCAAGAGGCGTCGGATTGCCGAATAATTGCCGAGGATCTGGACTTCCAGAATAAGGCCACAGAGACCATCCCAGGCACTTACACGGGACAGGATTTGGATATCGGCTTCAACGCCCGCTTCCTACGCTACTTCCTAGAGAAGATGCCCTGCCAGAGCGTGAAAATCGGCATGAGCCTGCCTAGTCGCGCGGCTGTGCTGCAGTCGGCTGATGCCGATGATGGCATGCTCTGCCTGCTCATGCCTGTGATGCTCAACAACTATCTCTAA
- a CDS encoding helix-turn-helix domain-containing protein produces the protein MDIFDINQSAIKSLMAEQFSLAAQQYYQALPKPDPQFTCEEVADILGLEVSTVRGYLRLPSYHQRNLPVVQCTESSRGYRIRLSAVQAWQERNSLTLDQDKAQLPEQLLRISHRRTGRRLKAAS, from the coding sequence ATGGACATCTTCGATATCAATCAGTCGGCTATAAAGTCCCTGATGGCGGAACAGTTCAGTCTCGCAGCTCAACAATACTATCAGGCACTTCCCAAGCCTGATCCGCAATTCACCTGCGAGGAAGTGGCGGATATACTGGGCTTAGAGGTAAGCACGGTGCGGGGCTACCTGCGGCTCCCTTCCTATCACCAGCGCAACCTGCCTGTAGTGCAGTGCACCGAAAGTTCAAGAGGCTATCGTATTCGCTTGAGTGCGGTACAGGCCTGGCAGGAGCGCAATAGCTTAACACTGGATCAGGATAAAGCGCAGCTACCTGAACAGTTGCTGCGCATCTCCCACCGCCGGACAGGTCGGCGCCTTAAAGCCGCATCATGA
- a CDS encoding S24 family peptidase codes for MEISETSVSERLTQLVAHFEKGNKAAFARTIGITPQGVGDLLKGASGGPSFTVLQNILMKYPGVNQEWLIFGRGPMLNPMDSADKVEAATKALLNTGERTSAIYMMDEPENHLHPGQLKRFLEERVVVVDQQGNTIAPIVNYSVAANYLSGYQTQEYFEHLDTLSLPPMLVKGGRHMVFPVIGDSMYPTFNAKDYVLCREVQKGDWEYINDFTVCVVVSETYGLQLKRVKVRPREGFIRCKSDNRQHRSYNIELNEVLEIWRFEWRLTACADNVTENVFMKVDNLEDSVQDLRILVEGLMDKKELQRLLDLKSTKGE; via the coding sequence ATGGAAATTTCTGAAACATCTGTTTCTGAGCGTCTTACGCAATTGGTTGCTCACTTCGAAAAAGGCAACAAAGCGGCATTTGCACGCACTATCGGAATAACGCCCCAGGGTGTAGGAGACCTATTGAAGGGAGCTTCGGGGGGGCCAAGCTTCACCGTTCTGCAGAATATTCTGATGAAATATCCTGGTGTAAATCAAGAATGGTTGATTTTTGGGCGAGGACCTATGCTCAACCCGATGGATAGCGCTGATAAGGTCGAGGCAGCGACTAAAGCTTTATTGAATACCGGTGAGCGCACTAGTGCGATCTACATGATGGACGAGCCAGAAAATCACCTTCATCCAGGCCAGCTTAAAAGATTCCTGGAAGAGCGAGTGGTTGTAGTCGATCAGCAAGGCAACACTATAGCACCCATTGTCAACTATTCCGTGGCCGCCAACTACCTGAGTGGCTATCAAACCCAGGAATACTTCGAGCACCTAGACACGCTCTCTTTGCCGCCCATGCTGGTGAAGGGAGGGCGCCACATGGTATTCCCGGTTATTGGTGATTCGATGTATCCCACCTTCAATGCGAAGGACTACGTGTTATGCCGTGAAGTCCAGAAAGGCGACTGGGAATACATCAATGATTTCACGGTATGTGTGGTAGTCAGTGAAACCTATGGCCTGCAGCTGAAGCGCGTAAAAGTGCGGCCTCGCGAGGGCTTTATCCGCTGTAAATCCGATAACCGCCAACACCGCTCCTATAATATAGAGCTGAATGAGGTATTGGAGATTTGGCGTTTTGAGTGGCGCCTTACTGCCTGCGCTGATAATGTGACAGAGAATGTCTTTATGAAGGTGGATAACCTTGAAGACTCCGTGCAGGACCTACGCATCCTTGTAGAAGGCCTAATGGATAAGAAAGAGCTACAGCGGCTGCTGGATTTGAAATCCACAAAGGGCGAATAA
- a CDS encoding superinfection immunity protein gives MLSTLLLEYGENTGYGIGGIIMLVILGLLYFIPALIAKGTRKGESVFWLNLLLGWTFLGWVGALVWALMKDAPPVVIKQTVQAPPVVPSNSVADELDKLRKLRDAGELTNEEFLQQKSRLLRGLA, from the coding sequence ATGCTCTCGACACTACTACTGGAATATGGTGAAAATACCGGCTATGGCATAGGTGGCATCATTATGCTGGTTATTCTGGGCCTGCTATACTTTATACCAGCGCTTATAGCCAAGGGCACCCGAAAAGGGGAGTCCGTCTTCTGGTTGAACCTGCTGCTGGGCTGGACTTTCCTGGGGTGGGTAGGTGCCTTGGTGTGGGCGCTAATGAAGGACGCGCCACCAGTTGTTATCAAACAGACTGTGCAGGCGCCACCAGTGGTGCCCTCTAATTCTGTGGCTGATGAGCTCGATAAGCTGCGTAAGCTCCGCGACGCGGGCGAGCTGACCAACGAAGAATTTCTCCAACAGAAATCGCGGTTACTCCGTGGCCTAGCATGA